The following is a genomic window from Hymenobacter monticola.
CGCCCGCGTGGTGTTCGTTCGTGCAAGGCGCGGACTCGCAGAGTCCACGCTACATTCCTGCCGACTACTTTTGCAGTCTTGTTTCGGCTTCCCCTAATTCATGGCTCTCGACCTCAACCACAAATCCATCCTCGTCACGGGCGGCACCGGCTCGTTCGGCAAGCAATTCGTGCGCACCGTTTTCGAACAATTTCCGCAGGTGAAACGCCTCGTGGTGTTCTCGCGCGACGAGCTGAAGCAGTACGAAATGAGCCAGGAATTTAGCCCGGCCAAGTACCCGGCCATCCGCTACTTCATCGGCGACGTGCGCGACCCGCAGCGCCTGCACCGCGCCTGCGAGGGCATCGACATTGTGATTCACGCCGCCGCCCTCAAGCAGGTGCCCGCTGCCGAGTACAACCCGATGGAGTGCATCAAAACCAACATCTTCGGGGCCGAAAACGTCATCAACGCCGCCCTCGATTGCGGCGTGAAGGACGTGGTGGCCCTGAGCACCGACAAGGCCGCCGCGCCCATCAACCTCTACGGCGCCACCAAGCTGTGCTCGGATAAGCTCTTCGTGGCGGCCAACAACATGAAGGGTGCCCGCGACCTGCGTTTCTCGGTGGTGCGCTACGGCAACGTCATTGGCTCGCGCGGCTCGGTGGTGCCGTTCTTCCTGCAGGAGCGCCACAAGGGCGTGCTGCCCATCACGCACCCCGATATGACGCGCTTCAACATCTCGCTCGAAGAAGGCGTGGACCTGGTGCTCTATGCGCTGGAGCACGCCTGGGGCGGCGAGATTTTCGTGCCGAAAATTCCCTCCTACAAAATCACGGAAGTAGCCCGCGCCATCGGCCCCGAGTGCGAGCAGCGCATCGTGGGCATCCGCCCCGGCGAGAAGCTGCACGAGGCCATGATAACCGAAACCGACGCCCTGAGCACTGTGGAGCTGGACCGCTACTACGTTATCCTGCCCGCGATGCCGACCTGGGATGTAGAAAAATTCATCAAGGAATTCAACGGGCAGCGCGTGCCGCTGGGCTTCTACTACGACTCGGCCAACAACGAGGAATGGCTGGATGCGGAGCAGATTCGCGAGGAAATCCGCCTGCACGTGGACGCGGACTTTGCGGTGTAGTTTTTAGGCTTCTGGCAGATAGCTACCAGCCAGAATTCGTTCTCTTTACCTGAACAACAGCTAGCAGTTAATGGCCAACAGCTCAACAGTGCCTGACCGCCCCCTTCCCTACGGCCGCCAGCACATCACCGACGCCGACGTGGCCGCTGTGACGGCCGCCCTGCACGCCGACTACCTCACCCAGGGCCCCACCGTGGCCGAGTTTGAGCGGCAGTTTGCCGAGTACGTTGGGGCCAGGTACGCCGTGGCCGTAAGCAACGGCACCGCTGCATTGCACCTCTGCGCCCTGGCCCTGAACGTGCAGCCCGGCCAGCGCATCATTACTACGCCCCTCACCTTTTCGGCCTCGGCCAACTGCGTGCGCTACTGCGGCGGCGAGGTGCACTTTGCCGACATCGACCCACAAACCGGATTGGTGGATTTAGGATTGGTGCGCCAGATGCTCGAAGCGCACCCAAAAGGCTATTTCACCGGCCTGATTCCGGTGGATTTTGCCGGACTGGCCGTAAACTTGGAAGAAGCCCGGAAGCTGGCCGACGAGTTCGGCCTCTGGATAATTGAGGACGCCTGCCACGCGCCCGGCGGCTTTTTCGTCGACTCGGCGGGCCGGGAGCAGCGCTGCGGCAACGGCCACTTTGCCGACCTAGCCATCTTCAGCTTCCACCCCGTGAAGCACATTGCCACCGGCGAAGGCGGCATGATTACCACCAACTCGGAGGCGCTGTTTCACCACCTGCTGCGCCTGCGCACCCACGGCATTACCCGCGACCCGGCCGACCTCGTACGTGAGCCCGACGGCGGCTGGTACATGGAAATGCAGGAGCTGGGCTACAACTACCGCCTGCCCGATTTCAACTGCGCTCTGGGCCTGAGCCAGCTGGCCCGCGCCGACGAAGGCCTGGCCCGCCGCCGCCAGCTGGCCGCCCGCTACGATGCCGCCTTTGCCGCGTTGCCGGGTGTGACGGTGCTGGCCCCCGGCCGGCCCGGCCACGCCTACCACCTTTATGTCATTCAAGTAGCGCAGCGGCGGGAGCTGTATGACTTTTTAAAAACCAAGCAGATATTTGCGCAGGTGCATTACATCCCGGTGCACCGCATGCCGTACTACGAAGGCCTGGGCTGGCGCGCGGGCGACTTCCCGCTCGTGGAGAATTATTACGCGCACTGCCTAAGCATCCCCATGTTTCCGACGCTGACCGACGCGGAGCAAGACTACGTGGTGGCGTGCATTCGGGAGTTCGTCGAAGCACCCCATGCCCGCTGATATGGCCGCGGCTGACGCGCAGGACTTTACCGGCCGCTTGGCGCTGGGCACCGTGCAGTTTGGCCTTGATTACGGCATCAATAACACTGCTGGCCGCCCCGACGACGCCACGGTGGCCGAAATCCTGAGCATCGCCCAAGCCGCGGGCATTAACCTTTTGGATACGGCCGCCGCCTACGGCGACAGCGAAACCCGCCTGGGTGATTGGCTCGGTCAAGCCGGAGCC
Proteins encoded in this region:
- the pseB gene encoding UDP-N-acetylglucosamine 4,6-dehydratase (inverting), which encodes MALDLNHKSILVTGGTGSFGKQFVRTVFEQFPQVKRLVVFSRDELKQYEMSQEFSPAKYPAIRYFIGDVRDPQRLHRACEGIDIVIHAAALKQVPAAEYNPMECIKTNIFGAENVINAALDCGVKDVVALSTDKAAAPINLYGATKLCSDKLFVAANNMKGARDLRFSVVRYGNVIGSRGSVVPFFLQERHKGVLPITHPDMTRFNISLEEGVDLVLYALEHAWGGEIFVPKIPSYKITEVARAIGPECEQRIVGIRPGEKLHEAMITETDALSTVELDRYYVILPAMPTWDVEKFIKEFNGQRVPLGFYYDSANNEEWLDAEQIREEIRLHVDADFAV
- the pseC gene encoding UDP-4-amino-4,6-dideoxy-N-acetyl-beta-L-altrosamine transaminase, producing MPDRPLPYGRQHITDADVAAVTAALHADYLTQGPTVAEFERQFAEYVGARYAVAVSNGTAALHLCALALNVQPGQRIITTPLTFSASANCVRYCGGEVHFADIDPQTGLVDLGLVRQMLEAHPKGYFTGLIPVDFAGLAVNLEEARKLADEFGLWIIEDACHAPGGFFVDSAGREQRCGNGHFADLAIFSFHPVKHIATGEGGMITTNSEALFHHLLRLRTHGITRDPADLVREPDGGWYMEMQELGYNYRLPDFNCALGLSQLARADEGLARRRQLAARYDAAFAALPGVTVLAPGRPGHAYHLYVIQVAQRRELYDFLKTKQIFAQVHYIPVHRMPYYEGLGWRAGDFPLVENYYAHCLSIPMFPTLTDAEQDYVVACIREFVEAPHAR